In Zea mays cultivar B73 chromosome 7, Zm-B73-REFERENCE-NAM-5.0, whole genome shotgun sequence, the following proteins share a genomic window:
- the LOC100501056 gene encoding uncharacterized protein LOC100501056, translating to MGSAMNKDKVHDKETHGTSSDITEKTPVETVKGPNLLERAKEEIEALAGAVHTKMEHHSSPHAKKDESHKEGKEGSLHKIKAHTDETHGTSADINENTPVDKVKGPNVFERAKEEIEAIVEAIHPKNGSDSK from the exons ATGGGAAGTGCCATGAACAAAGACAAAGTTCATGACAAGGAGACTCACGGAACAAGTAGTGATATAACTGAGAAAACACCTGTGGAAACGGTGAAGGGTCCCAATCTGCTTGAGCGAGCAAAGGAAGAGATCGAGGCCCTTGCCGGAGCTGTTCATACTAAGATGGAGCACCATTCCAGTCCCCACGCGAAGAAGGATG AATCACATAAGGAAGGCAAGGAGGGGAGCCTGCACAAAATAAAAGCCCACACGGATGAAACTCACGGAACAAGTGCTGACATAAATGAGAACACACCAGTTGACAAAGTCAAAGGTCCGAATGTGTTTGAGCGTGCCAAGGAAGAGATTGAAGCTATTGTGGAAGCTATCCATCCGAAGAATGGATCTGACAGTAAGTGA
- the LOC100276574 gene encoding Putative hydrolase C777.06c encodes MPRAATGAITAAFLRAQAPHMAPLASRIARAFPGLATAAATRFAPSSSASSPRLGLVPRLRSARSFSGARASPVSGAVSGSSTSEEGQQLQSELIFLGTGTSEGIPRVSCLTHPTKICPVCTKAAEPGNPNRRRNTSILLRHATPSGTTNIVVDAGKFFYHSALQWFPTFGLRTIDGVIITHSHADAIGGLDCLRDWTNNVQSSIPIYVAERDYEVMKMTHYYLIDTSVVIPGAAVSALQFNIIKEEPFMVHNLEVIPLPVWHGQGYRSLGFRFGDVCYISDVSDIPEETYKLLENCELLIMDALRPDRSSSTHFGLPRALEEVRKIKPKKTLFTGMMHLMDHEKVNSDLARLIGTDGLDIQLSYDGLRIPVRL; translated from the exons ATGCCCCGCGCCGCTACGGGTGCGATCACTGCGGCGTTCCTGCGCGCGCAGGCCCCGCACATGGCGCCGCTGGCATCGCGCATCGCGCGCGCGTTCCCCGGCCTCGCCACCGCCGCCGCGACGCGCTTCGCTCCCTCCTCGTCCGCGTCCTCGCCGCGGCTTGGCCTCGTCCCGCGCCTCCGATCCG CGCGCTCCTTCTCCGGCGCCCGTGCGTCTCCCGTTAGCGGCGCGGTTTCTGGCTCCTCGACGTCGGAGGAGGGCCAGCAGCTGCAGTCGGAGCTCATCTTCCTGGGCACGGGCACCAGCGAGGGCATCCCGCGCGTCAGCTGCCTCACGCACCCCACCAAGATTTGCCCC GTTTGCACCAAGGCGGCTGAGCCAGGGAACCCGAACAGGAGGCGCAACACCTCTATCCTTCTGCGCCACGCCACCCCGTCTGGCACCACAAACATCGTTGTTGATGCCGGCAA GTTCTTCTATCACTCGGCACTCCAGTGGTTCCCCACGTTTGG TTTGAGGACAATCGATGGTGTCATTATTACCCATTCTCATGCTGATGCCATTGGAG GGCTTGATTGTCTTCGTGATTGGACGAACAATGTTCAGTCATCGATCCCAATTTATGTGGCAGAACGTGATTATGAG GTGATGAAGATGACCCACTATTATCTCATCGACACAAGTGTAGTTATACCTGGAGCCGCAGTTTCAGCATTGCAATTTAACATTATAAAAGAGGAACCATTTATGGTTCACAATCTTGAG GTGATTCCTTTACCTGTTTGGCACGGTCAGGGTTACCGCTCTCTTGGTTTTCGTTTTGGTGATGTATGCTATATAAG TGATGTCAGTGATATACCCGAAGAAACATACAAGCTTCTGGAAAACTGTGAACTTCTTATAATG GATGCTCTAAGACCTGATCGTTCTTCATCAACACACTTCGGACTACCAAGG GCTCTTGAGGAAGTTAGGAAAATCAAACCAAAGAAAACACTGTTTACTG GAATGATGCATTTGATGGACCATGAGAAAGTAAACAGTGATCTTGCCAGGCTGATTGGAACAGACGGTCTTGACATCCAGCTTAGCTATGACGGTCTCAGGATACCTGTAAGGCTCTag
- the LOC100192014 gene encoding protein HOTHEAD precursor: MALSGRALLLFKLLLLLLACLLFLLELSRGKEEAFSLRNLPPFHKASSYPAGCPTTYDYIIVGGGTAGCPLAATLSHRYRVLLLERGGSPYGDRNVSYMQNFHIGLMNMAPDSPSQAFISTDGVINARARVLGGGTCINAGFYSRASPSFIQEAGWDEDLVNKSYPWVEDKIVQWPKIAPWQAALRDGLLQAGVAPFNGYTYDHVSGTKVGGTIFDETGYRHTAADLLAAGDASNLKVLLHASVHKIVFGSRQGRLKARAIGVEFTDEDGRHHQAFLNSNRDSEVIVSAGAIGTPQLLLLSGIGPKNDLKNHNIPVVLHNRYVGKGMADNPMNSIFIPTRSPPRQSLIETVGITEEGVFIEASSGFGQSSESVHCHHGIMSAEIGQLSTIPPKQRTLEAAQKYAHNKLNLPKEVFHGGFILEKIDGPMSTGHLVLTDTDVRNNPAVTFNYFSHPQDLNRCIYGIKTIERILKTNRFSELSADGAGLSMERVLNMSVQANVNLIPKHTNDTESLEQFCKDTVITIWHYHGGCHVGKVVDQHYRVLGVSGLRVVDGSIFSKSPGTNPQATVMMMGRYMGVKILRERLGRAAGV, encoded by the exons ATGGCGTTGAGCGGCAGAGCTCTGCTCTTGTtcaagctgctgctgctgctgctggcgtGCCTGCTCTTCCTCTTGGAGCTGTCCCGAG GCAAGGAAGAAGCATTCAGCCTGAGGAACCTCCCGCCCTTCCACAAGGCCAGCAGCTACCCCGCGGGGTGCCCGACGACGTACGACTACATCATCGTCGGCGGCGGCACCGCGGGGTGCCCGCTGGCGGCGACGCTGTCGCACAGGTACAGGGTGCTGCTGCTGGAGCGCGGAGGCTCCCCGTACGGCGACCGCAACGTCTCCTACATGCAGAACTTCCACATCGGGCTCATGAACATGGCGCCGGACTCGCCGTCGCAGGCCTTCATCTCCACCGACGGCGTCATCAATGCCCGGGCGAGGGTGTTGGGCGGTGGGACCTGCATCAATGCCGGCTTCTACAGCCGGGCCAGCCCAAG CTTTATCCAGGAGGCCGGCTGGGATGAAGACCTGGTGAACAAATCATACCCTTGGGTAGAGGACAAGATTGTCCAGTGGCCTAAGATCGCGCCTTGGCAGGCGGCGCTACGGGATGGGCTGCTACAAGCAGGTGTAGCCCCCTTCAATGGGTACACCTACGATCATGTCTCTGGAACAAAGGTGGGTGGCACCATCTTTGACGAGACTGGGTACCGCCACACAGCTGCCGACTTACTAGCAGCTGGAGATGCTAGCAACCTGAAGGTGCTGCTCCACGCTAGTGTGCACAAGATAGTGTTTGGCTCGCGACAAG GACGACTGAAGGCAAGAGCCATCGGAGTCGAATTCACTGATGAGGATGGGAGACACCACCAGGCATTCTTGAACAGCAACAGAGACAGTGAAGTAATTGTATCTGCTGGTGCGATCGGCACCCCCCAGCTGCTGCTGCTCAGTGGGATCGGGCCCAAGAACGACCTCAAGAATCATAACATTCCAGTGGTTCTCCATAACAGATATGTGGGTAAAGGGATGGCTGACAACCCCATGAACTCCATATTCATACCAACAAGAAGCCCTCCTCGGCAGTCTCTCATTGAAACTGTTGGAATAACTGAAGAAGGCGTGTTCATTGAGGCCAGCAGCGGGTTTGGTCAGTCGTCGGAGAGTGTCCACTGCCACCATGGAATCATGTCTGCTGAG ATTGGACAGCTGTCTACCATTCCTCCGAAGCAAAGAACCCTGGAAGCAGCCCAGAAATACGCCCATAACAAACTTAATCTGCCCAAAGAGGTATTCCACGGCGGTTTTATACTTGAAAAGATTGATGGTCCGATGTCCACAGGCCATCTGGTCCTCACAGACACTGATGTCCGGAACAATCCAGCAGTTACCTTCAACTACTTCAGTCATCCACAGGATCTCAATCGCTGTATCTATGGTATCAAGACCATTGAAAGGATACTCAAGACAAACCGTTTCTCTGAACTCTCTGCTGATGGTGCTGGGTTATCGATGGAAAGGGTGCTCAATATGAGCGTGCAGGCTAATGTGAACCTGATACCGAAGCATACAAATGACACAGAATCCCTGGAGCAGTTTTGCAAGGACACTGTGATCACCATCTGGCATTATCATGGTGGGTGCCATGTAGGGAAGGTGGTTGACCAGCATTACCGGGTGCTTGGAGTTTCAGGTCTCCGGGTGGTTGACGGCTCAATATTTTCTAAATCGCCAGGGACCAACCCTCAAGCTACAGTTATGATGATGGGCAG ATATATGGGAGTgaagatcctaagggaaaggctgGGACGAGCAGCTGGAGTGTAG